The nucleotide sequence GTCTCCTCACCGCGGCGGTTCACGCCCTGGTTGTTGTGTCCGGCAAGGCGGACCAGATCGTCTCCGGTCTCGCGATCAATATTGCGGCCCTCGGCGGCACGCGGATGGGGCTGAAGGCGCTCTATGGAAGCGTCAGCAACAGCCCCCGCATTCCCGATCTGCCCCATCCCGATCTGGAGGGCGCGATGGCCGCCCTCCCCGAGGTTCTCGGACATCCACTATTTATAGGGGTCCTCGTTCTCACCGCCCTCTCCACCTGGATTCTCTTTCGCACCGGATTCGGTTTGGGTATCCGCGCCGTGGGCGAAGATCCCGAGGCGGCCGACGCCGCCGGTTTTGTCGTCGCCAGGATGCGATGGACGGGGGTTCTGATCAGTGGTCTTCTCGGCGGGATGGGGGGCGCTTGGCTGGCCTTTCACCAGCACTCTTTTACCGAGGGGATGTCGGCGGGTCGCGGCTATATCGCACTGGCCGCGATGATTGTCGGCAAGTGGAGGCCATGGGGCGCTGCGGCCGCCTGCCTCCTCTTCGGCGGCGCTGAAGCCTTGCAGCTGCGCATCCGTATTGAGATGATCCCAAATCAAGCCTTGCAAGCCCTGCCATATCTGCTCACAATGATTGTCCTTGTCCTTTGGGTGGGGCGGGCCGAGGCGCCGGCCGCGGTCGGCAGCCCGTATGAAAGAGGAGAATCAAAGAGCTCGTGATGATAGACCCTGTCGACAACACCTTGTTTCCCTGGTGGGAATCCCTGGCCCCCGCCGCTGGTGCGGTGAAAAAGATCCTTGCACAAAACCCGTCGTCAAAACTCGACGCTTTTCTTGTTCTTGGTTCCGGGATGGGGGATGTGATCAAACGCTGGACTCCGCTGGCGACATGGCAACCGGGTGAATTGCCCGGGGCGCCGGTCTCCACCGTCTCCGGCCATGCCGGCGCCTTTCATCTGCTCGAGGTGGGAGGGAAGCGGGTTCTTGTACAACAGGGACGCGTCCATCTCTATGAAGAAGGCGATCTCGATAATGTTCTCTTTATGACGCGGC is from Candidatus Eisenbacteria bacterium and encodes:
- a CDS encoding ABC transporter permease; its protein translation is MISLITFIAQALRISVPYGFAAVGACWSERSGVVNIALEGILLNGAFGTAVVTISTGNPWLGLLGGLLGGLLTAAVHALVVVSGKADQIVSGLAINIAALGGTRMGLKALYGSVSNSPRIPDLPHPDLEGAMAALPEVLGHPLFIGVLVLTALSTWILFRTGFGLGIRAVGEDPEAADAAGFVVARMRWTGVLISGLLGGMGGAWLAFHQHSFTEGMSAGRGYIALAAMIVGKWRPWGAAAACLLFGGAEALQLRIRIEMIPNQALQALPYLLTMIVLVLWVGRAEAPAAVGSPYERGESKSS